A portion of the Blastochloris tepida genome contains these proteins:
- a CDS encoding tyrosine-type recombinase/integrase, which produces MTRKAHGLVTMLRIVTSFGVELDNEDAIRLSVILSKMRFKQPQPREACITREQVDAVRAEFRRRGFASAALATAIQYECVLRQKDVIGEWIELDGEVRDGAIIDHGRYWTTGLVWGKHINPKTLLMDKPTSKSRGRMKARHDLSLCPMVVEELTLTPRDRIGPVVVNETTGKPWKRDNFRRMWRSVAKAAGLPKGIWNMDLRAGGITEGLEAGADITMLGKAATHTQIQTTQRYVRDTLSKSRAVAQLRAKNAR; this is translated from the coding sequence ATGACCCGCAAGGCCCATGGCCTTGTGACCATGCTGCGCATCGTCACCTCGTTCGGCGTCGAGCTGGATAACGAGGACGCCATCCGGCTCTCGGTCATCCTGTCAAAGATGCGGTTCAAGCAGCCGCAACCGCGCGAGGCTTGCATCACGCGCGAGCAGGTGGACGCCGTCCGGGCAGAGTTCCGGCGCCGCGGGTTCGCATCCGCCGCCCTTGCGACCGCCATTCAATATGAATGCGTGCTGCGTCAAAAGGATGTGATCGGCGAGTGGATCGAGCTGGATGGCGAGGTCCGCGACGGCGCCATCATCGACCACGGCCGCTATTGGACGACCGGCTTGGTTTGGGGGAAGCACATCAACCCCAAGACCCTCCTGATGGACAAACCAACATCCAAGAGCCGGGGCAGGATGAAGGCCCGGCACGATCTCTCGCTCTGCCCCATGGTGGTCGAGGAGCTGACCCTGACCCCGCGGGACCGGATCGGACCCGTCGTCGTCAACGAGACGACCGGCAAGCCGTGGAAGCGGGACAATTTCCGCCGCATGTGGCGGAGCGTCGCCAAGGCCGCGGGCCTGCCGAAGGGGATTTGGAATATGGACCTCCGGGCCGGAGGAATCACCGAGGGCCTGGAGGCCGGCGCCGACATCACCATGCTCGGCAAGGCCGCAACTCACACCCAAATCCAGACGACTCAGCGCTACGTCCGCGACACCCTGTCGAAAAGCCGGGCCGTCGCGCAGCTTCGGGCGAAGAACGCTCGGTGA
- a CDS encoding enoyl-CoA hydratase has protein sequence MANTLPSPTDKLTARIEGHIGWLVIDNPARRNALTLAMWQAVPQLVAAFDAHPDVRVIVVRGAGDGPFASGADISEFETVRATAAGARAYEAANAEAFAGLSRAAKPTVAMIRSFCLGGGLGLAIAADLRIAGDSAEFGIPAGRLGVGYPPDAMAQVVAALGPMRAKELFFTARRIKAPEALQAGLLTRVVADDTLEAEVRQLAESIAANAPLTLQAAKAAINASAGLDDRGPAALRTLADACFDSADYAEGRTAFLEKRAPQFRGA, from the coding sequence ATGGCCAACACCCTGCCCTCCCCGACCGACAAGCTCACCGCCCGCATCGAAGGCCATATCGGCTGGCTGGTGATCGACAATCCCGCCCGCCGCAACGCGCTCACGCTGGCCATGTGGCAGGCGGTGCCGCAGCTTGTCGCCGCGTTCGATGCCCACCCCGACGTGCGGGTGATCGTGGTGCGCGGCGCGGGCGACGGGCCGTTCGCCTCCGGCGCCGACATCTCCGAGTTCGAGACCGTCCGCGCCACCGCCGCGGGCGCGCGCGCCTACGAAGCGGCCAATGCCGAGGCGTTCGCCGGCCTCAGCCGGGCCGCCAAGCCGACGGTGGCGATGATCCGCAGCTTCTGCCTCGGCGGCGGGCTGGGCCTGGCGATCGCCGCCGACCTGCGCATTGCCGGCGACAGCGCCGAGTTCGGCATCCCCGCCGGCCGGCTCGGCGTCGGCTATCCGCCCGACGCCATGGCCCAGGTGGTGGCAGCGCTGGGGCCGATGCGCGCCAAGGAGCTGTTCTTCACCGCCCGCCGCATCAAGGCGCCCGAGGCGCTGCAGGCCGGCCTGCTGACCCGCGTGGTGGCCGACGACACGCTGGAGGCCGAGGTGCGCCAGCTCGCCGAGAGCATCGCCGCCAACGCGCCGCTGACGCTGCAGGCCGCCAAGGCCGCCATCAACGCCTCCGCCGGGCTCGACGACCGCGGCCCGGCGGCGCTGCGCACGCTGGCCGACGCCTGCTTCGACAGCGCCGATTATGCCGAGGGGCGGACCGCCTTCCTGGAGAAGCGGGCACCGCAGTTCCGCGGCGCCTGA
- the cysE gene encoding serine O-acetyltransferase, whose protein sequence is MPHGLRRRPAALRKADPVWERLRSEAEAVIAADPVLAAFVMATILNHDTLEEAVAHRLAARLDHPDVSDELIRHAYAEALDADPLIGAAFRSDIVAVADRDPATTRFIEPVLYYKGFHAIQTHRLAHWLWGAGRRDFALYLQSRSSVIFQCDIHPAARVGRGIFLDHATGLVVGATAVIEDDVSMLHSVTLGGTGKERGDRHPKVRHGVLIGAGAKILGNIEIGHCARIAAGSVVLRDVPHNTTVAGVPAKVIGDAGCLEPARRMDQMLDEASTALAPPATGA, encoded by the coding sequence ATGCCCCACGGGCTGAGGCGCCGCCCGGCGGCGCTGCGCAAGGCCGATCCGGTGTGGGAGCGGCTGCGCAGCGAGGCGGAGGCGGTGATCGCCGCTGATCCGGTGCTGGCGGCGTTCGTGATGGCGACCATCCTCAATCACGACACGCTGGAGGAGGCGGTGGCGCACCGCCTCGCGGCGCGGCTCGACCACCCGGACGTCTCGGACGAGCTGATCCGCCACGCCTATGCCGAGGCGCTCGACGCCGACCCGTTGATCGGCGCGGCGTTCCGCTCGGACATCGTGGCGGTGGCCGACCGCGACCCGGCAACGACCCGCTTCATCGAGCCGGTGCTGTACTACAAGGGCTTCCACGCCATCCAGACCCACCGGCTGGCGCACTGGCTGTGGGGCGCCGGCCGGCGCGATTTCGCGCTCTATCTGCAGAGCCGGTCCTCGGTGATCTTCCAGTGCGACATCCACCCTGCGGCGCGAGTCGGCCGCGGCATCTTCCTCGACCATGCCACGGGCCTCGTGGTCGGCGCCACCGCCGTCATCGAGGACGACGTGTCGATGCTGCACTCGGTGACGCTGGGCGGCACCGGCAAGGAGCGCGGCGACCGCCACCCCAAGGTGCGCCACGGGGTGTTGATCGGTGCCGGCGCCAAGATCCTCGGCAATATCGAGATCGGCCACTGCGCCCGCATCGCCGCCGGCTCGGTGGTGCTGCGCGACGTGCCGCACAACACCACGGTGGCCGGCGTGCCGGCGAAGGTGATCGGCGATGCCGGCTGTCTCGAACCGGCACGGCGGATGGACCAGATGCTGGACGAGGCGTCCACGGCGCTTGCCCCGCCGGCCACGGGGGCCTAG
- a CDS encoding DUF3126 family protein has product MDAKEISKLDRYLKRLFNNASVKVRARPQKKDSAELYIGDEFVGVLFRDDEDGDLSYNLQIAILDTDLDD; this is encoded by the coding sequence GTGGACGCAAAGGAAATCTCCAAGCTTGACCGCTATCTGAAGCGGCTGTTCAACAATGCGAGCGTCAAGGTGCGCGCGCGGCCGCAAAAGAAGGACTCGGCCGAGCTTTATATCGGCGACGAATTCGTCGGCGTGCTGTTCCGCGACGATGAGGACGGCGATCTGTCCTACAATCTGCAGATCGCGATTCTCGACACCGACCTCGACGACTGA
- a CDS encoding HigA family addiction module antitoxin, with protein MIGPTPAVHPGEILREEFLLPLGLKPYGLAKSLRVPRTRIERLAREEVPVTADTALRLGRYFGTGPEFWMNLQTAYDIATTASNLPDLSEIHPHHAAA; from the coding sequence ATGATCGGCCCGACCCCTGCCGTCCATCCGGGGGAAATCCTGCGGGAAGAATTCCTTCTCCCCCTGGGCCTGAAGCCCTACGGCCTCGCCAAGTCGCTGCGGGTGCCGCGGACGCGTATCGAGCGCCTGGCGCGTGAGGAGGTGCCCGTTACGGCCGACACCGCGTTGCGCCTTGGCCGCTATTTCGGCACCGGCCCGGAGTTCTGGATGAACCTCCAGACCGCCTATGACATTGCGACCACCGCGTCGAATCTCCCGGACCTCTCGGAAATCCACCCTCACCACGCCGCTGCATGA
- a CDS encoding type II toxin-antitoxin system RelE/ParE family toxin, with amino-acid sequence MILNFKDKLTEAVWNGAVGKGFPADLARVAQRKLAMLNAAVTIDALRVPPANRLEALKGDRAGQYAIRVNDQFRVCFVWRDGNAADVEITDYH; translated from the coding sequence ATGATCCTGAATTTCAAGGACAAGCTGACGGAAGCGGTGTGGAATGGCGCCGTCGGCAAGGGCTTCCCGGCGGACCTCGCGCGGGTGGCGCAACGCAAGCTCGCCATGCTGAACGCCGCCGTCACGATCGATGCTCTCCGCGTTCCGCCCGCCAACCGGCTGGAAGCCCTGAAAGGGGATCGCGCCGGCCAGTACGCCATTCGCGTGAACGACCAATTCCGCGTGTGCTTCGTCTGGCGCGACGGCAATGCCGCCGACGTCGAAATCACGGACTACCATTGA
- a CDS encoding lipocalin family protein, with translation MSASIARFVRRIGALVVMALGLMPAEAGAISPERFLGTWHEVARIEPLFERGLVRVSATYGRLPDGRVSVYNRGFDPVSRQWRSIQGTARFIGDPREGRLAVTFFPPFSAGLNIVAVAPDYSWAVLTGDGRLFAWLLARSANPSRAVRQRLLAAAAKAGVAVDRLTFPQ, from the coding sequence ATGTCTGCGAGCATTGCGCGGTTTGTGCGCCGGATCGGCGCGCTTGTGGTGATGGCGCTCGGGCTGATGCCGGCCGAAGCCGGCGCCATCTCGCCGGAGCGCTTCCTCGGCACTTGGCATGAGGTCGCCCGCATCGAGCCGCTGTTCGAGCGCGGGCTGGTGCGGGTCAGCGCCACCTATGGCCGGCTGCCGGACGGGCGGGTCTCGGTGTACAACCGCGGCTTCGACCCCGTGAGCCGCCAGTGGCGCAGCATCCAGGGCACGGCGCGCTTCATCGGCGATCCGCGCGAGGGTCGGCTGGCGGTGACGTTCTTCCCGCCCTTTTCCGCCGGGCTGAACATCGTGGCGGTGGCGCCGGATTATTCCTGGGCGGTGCTGACCGGCGACGGGCGGCTGTTCGCGTGGCTCTTGGCGCGCTCGGCCAATCCGTCGCGGGCGGTGCGCCAGCGGCTGCTGGCGGCGGCGGCCAAGGCCGGCGTCGCGGTCGACCGGCTCACCTTTCCGCAGTGA
- a CDS encoding TrmH family RNA methyltransferase: MPQAPSPQAPSDNSDTAPGDHDLPDDLPDDSSVGGWADSRRPATAAKSGAKSRSKSGPWSGAGRPFGGKGRSGGRPFPAKGGPRGGRERARRDDSLIILYGWHPVSEALRNPARRIRRLLATENAAKRLAEAGLLDPSPEIVRPAEIDRLVSADAVHQGLYAECDPLESPELDAVPTDGIVLVLDQVTDPHNVGAIVRSAAAFAVRAIVTTNRHSPEATGVLAKAASGGLEHTPLVTVQNLARALEGLRDRGFTLVGLDSNGDVELGDLELSAPVALVLGAEGKGLRQKTRETCDRLGRIDLPGRIDSLNVSNAAALALYVASRAIKR; the protein is encoded by the coding sequence ATGCCCCAAGCACCTTCGCCCCAAGCACCTTCCGACAATTCCGACACCGCCCCCGGCGATCACGATCTGCCGGACGACCTCCCCGACGACTCGTCCGTCGGCGGCTGGGCCGACTCGCGCCGCCCGGCCACCGCCGCCAAATCCGGGGCGAAATCCCGCTCGAAATCCGGACCATGGTCCGGCGCGGGCCGGCCATTCGGCGGCAAGGGCCGCTCGGGCGGCCGGCCCTTCCCGGCCAAGGGCGGGCCGCGCGGCGGCCGCGAGCGGGCGCGCCGCGACGACAGCCTCATCATCCTCTATGGCTGGCACCCGGTGTCCGAGGCGCTGCGCAACCCGGCGCGCCGCATCCGCCGGCTGCTCGCCACCGAGAACGCCGCCAAGCGCCTCGCCGAGGCGGGCCTGCTCGATCCGTCGCCGGAGATCGTGCGGCCGGCCGAGATCGACCGGCTGGTCAGCGCCGATGCCGTCCATCAGGGGCTCTATGCCGAGTGCGATCCGCTGGAGTCGCCCGAGCTCGACGCCGTGCCCACCGACGGCATCGTGCTGGTGCTCGATCAGGTCACCGATCCGCACAATGTCGGGGCCATCGTGCGCTCGGCGGCGGCGTTCGCGGTGCGCGCCATCGTCACCACCAACCGCCATTCGCCCGAGGCCACCGGCGTGCTGGCCAAGGCCGCCTCGGGCGGGCTGGAGCACACGCCGCTGGTCACCGTGCAGAACCTCGCCCGCGCGCTGGAGGGCCTGCGCGACCGCGGCTTCACGCTGGTCGGGCTCGATTCCAACGGCGACGTCGAACTGGGCGACCTCGAACTGAGCGCGCCGGTGGCGCTGGTGCTGGGCGCCGAGGGCAAGGGCCTGCGCCAGAAGACCCGCGAGACCTGCGACCGGCTGGGCCGCATCGACCTGCCGGGCCGCATCGACAGCCTCAACGTCTCCAACGCCGCGGCGCTGGCGCTCTATGTCGCCAGCCGCGCCATCAAGCGCTGA
- a CDS encoding helix-turn-helix domain-containing protein codes for MSAKSPNPTDKHVGARVRMRRMMIGMSQEKLGDALGITFQQVQKYEKGTNRIGASRLQQIAKTLGVSVSFFFEGAPDIGDAGGFADGPSPAYVAEFLASSEGLALTRAFTRIKSPNVRRRVVDLIEELADPPPPN; via the coding sequence ATGTCCGCGAAATCCCCGAACCCGACCGACAAGCATGTGGGCGCGCGCGTTCGCATGCGGCGGATGATGATCGGCATGAGCCAGGAGAAGCTTGGGGACGCGCTCGGCATCACCTTCCAGCAGGTCCAGAAGTACGAGAAGGGCACCAACCGCATCGGCGCCAGCCGGCTGCAGCAGATCGCCAAGACGCTTGGCGTGTCTGTGTCGTTCTTCTTCGAGGGTGCACCCGACATCGGCGACGCCGGCGGCTTTGCCGACGGCCCCTCCCCCGCCTACGTCGCCGAATTCCTGGCCTCGTCCGAGGGCCTCGCGCTCACCCGCGCCTTCACCCGGATCAAGAGCCCCAACGTCCGCCGCCGCGTCGTCGATCTGATCGAGGAACTGGCCGACCCGCCGCCGCCGAACTGA